The Flavobacteriales bacterium genome has a segment encoding these proteins:
- a CDS encoding DUF3578 domain-containing protein has protein sequence MNFSSELKKFIDQAKIKKSLKYRDYLKEYKGTKVKVSFGQGGFAKVPWISFTKNPFTTSNGIYPVYLFFKKINQLILAYGVSETNKPQLNWKLKEPITIKEYFSNNSLGKPDRYGDSFVFKTYDINDLPNNKILDNDLNEIIREYNLVTTKFHDYNKIQSVKMDLISFQKSTKSANLTYSKQLITRYISALATKPFVLLSGLSGSGKTKLAQSFAQWISESDMQFKIVPVGADWTNREPLLGYVNALNPTEYILPENGALQLIIEANKEENKNKPYFLILDEMNLSHVERYFADFLSVMESKDQFKLHSDKEQEKSGVPHELSWPKNLFIVGTVNIDETTYMFSPKVLDRANVIEFRVSEEEISNFLKEPKEIDLSELENKGANMAEAFVEMAKNKAFENTNTDTLNESLKKFFIQLQKSGAEFGYRTAMEIHRLFKQISVIDNSVEENEKIDIAIMQKLLPKLHGSRRKLCPVLETLASFCVKDIVDDVKKEFLENQENINYQEPEKVKYPLSLEKITRMYKGALDNGFASYAEA, from the coding sequence ATGAATTTCAGCTCTGAATTAAAAAAGTTCATAGATCAAGCAAAGATCAAGAAATCCTTAAAATACAGAGATTATTTAAAAGAATATAAAGGAACTAAAGTTAAAGTAAGTTTTGGACAAGGGGGATTTGCAAAAGTTCCATGGATTTCTTTTACCAAAAATCCTTTCACTACAAGTAATGGAATTTATCCTGTATATTTATTTTTTAAAAAAATTAATCAACTCATTTTGGCTTATGGAGTAAGTGAGACTAATAAACCTCAACTTAATTGGAAACTTAAGGAACCTATTACAATTAAAGAATATTTTAGTAATAATTCCTTAGGTAAACCTGATAGATATGGAGATTCTTTCGTGTTCAAAACTTATGACATTAATGATCTTCCTAATAATAAAATCTTGGATAATGATTTAAATGAAATTATAAGAGAATATAATTTGGTTACTACTAAATTTCATGATTATAATAAGATACAGTCAGTAAAAATGGATTTAATTTCTTTCCAAAAATCAACAAAATCGGCAAACCTCACCTATTCCAAACAACTCATCACACGATATATTTCCGCATTAGCAACCAAACCTTTTGTACTATTAAGTGGTTTATCAGGTTCTGGAAAAACAAAATTGGCACAAAGTTTTGCGCAATGGATTTCTGAATCTGATATGCAATTTAAAATTGTACCAGTTGGAGCAGATTGGACCAATAGAGAACCTTTATTGGGTTATGTAAATGCATTAAATCCTACGGAGTATATTTTACCAGAAAATGGAGCTTTGCAGCTAATAATCGAAGCTAATAAAGAGGAGAATAAAAACAAGCCTTATTTCTTAATCTTAGACGAAATGAACTTGAGTCATGTAGAACGTTACTTTGCAGACTTTTTAAGTGTCATGGAATCTAAGGATCAATTCAAATTACATTCTGACAAAGAACAAGAAAAGTCGGGAGTTCCTCATGAATTAAGTTGGCCGAAAAATCTATTTATAGTAGGTACGGTTAATATAGATGAAACCACTTATATGTTTAGCCCTAAAGTACTAGACAGAGCTAACGTTATAGAATTTAGAGTCTCAGAAGAGGAAATATCAAATTTCTTAAAAGAACCTAAAGAAATTGATTTAAGCGAACTAGAAAACAAAGGAGCAAATATGGCAGAAGCCTTTGTAGAAATGGCCAAGAATAAAGCTTTTGAAAATACAAATACAGACACTTTAAATGAGTCATTAAAAAAATTCTTTATTCAATTACAGAAATCTGGAGCTGAATTTGGTTATAGAACAGCTATGGAAATTCACAGACTATTTAAACAAATATCTGTAATAGATAACTCTGTGGAAGAAAATGAAAAAATAGACATTGCTATTATGCAAAAACTATTACCAAAATTACATGGCTCTAGACGTAAATTGTGTCCCGTTTTAGAAACCCTTGCTAGCTTTTGTGTAAAGGATATTGTAGATGATGTTAAAAAAGAATTTTTAGAGAATCAAGAAAACATCAATTATCAAGAGCCGGAAAAGGTAAAGTACCCATTGTCTCTAGAAAAAATTACACGAATGTATAAAGGAGCTTTAGACAACGGTTTTGCTAGTTATGCTGAAGCTTAA